Proteins from a genomic interval of Afifella aestuarii:
- the gph gene encoding phosphoglycolate phosphatase (PGP is an essential enzyme in the glycolate salvage pathway in higher organisms (photorespiration in plants). Phosphoglycolate results from the oxidase activity of RubisCO in the Calvin cycle when concentrations of carbon dioxide are low relative to oxygen. This enzyme is a member of the Haloacid Dehalogenase (HAD) superfamily of aspartate-nucleophile hydrolase enzymes (PF00702).): MSLIVFDLDGTLVDTAPDLLATLDHILGGHGLPPAPRERIMPCISRGARAMIEEGLKLSGRKVAPKELDRLLEVFLAHYEEHICVESRPFPGLVSALDTLEAEGWSFAVCTNKRVGMSKLLLDQLGLLNRFQAVLGADSVAKRKPDPAHLLETIEAAGGKPDAALMVGDSAADIAAARAAFVPVIGVPFGYTTKPMAELRPDVIIDSYSQLTPALAARLLETRGGSAAVE, from the coding sequence ATGTCCCTCATCGTCTTCGATCTCGACGGCACGCTCGTCGACACCGCCCCCGATCTCCTGGCGACGCTCGACCATATTCTTGGCGGGCACGGCCTGCCCCCTGCCCCGCGCGAGCGGATCATGCCATGCATCTCGCGCGGTGCGCGCGCCATGATCGAAGAGGGTCTGAAGCTCTCCGGGCGCAAGGTGGCGCCGAAAGAACTCGACCGATTGCTGGAGGTCTTCCTCGCCCATTACGAGGAACATATCTGCGTCGAAAGCAGGCCCTTTCCGGGACTTGTGAGCGCGCTCGATACGCTCGAAGCGGAAGGCTGGAGCTTCGCCGTGTGCACCAACAAGCGCGTCGGCATGTCGAAGCTGCTTCTCGATCAGCTCGGGCTTCTGAATAGATTCCAGGCCGTGCTCGGCGCCGATTCGGTGGCCAAGCGCAAACCCGATCCGGCACATCTTCTGGAAACCATCGAAGCTGCGGGCGGCAAGCCCGACGCCGCTTTGATGGTCGGCGATTCGGCAGCCGATATCGCGGCGGCGCGTGCGGCTTTCGTTCCGGTCATCGGTGTGCCTTTCGGCTACACGACGAAACCGATGGCCGAGCTTCGTCCCGACGTCATCATCGACAGCTATTCGCAGCTCACACCCGCACTCGCCGCAAGGCTTCTTGAAACGCGCGGGGGATCGGCAGCCGTGGAATGA
- a CDS encoding Crp/Fnr family transcriptional regulator, whose amino-acid sequence MSDHPSSAHWLDRLENGHRRRYGAGETIAHPDAETDRLFVLKTGMARICLNGATKALTLSYLRPGGIYVTHTRAWVEALEDCEIVSWPVREMLTLVSRHPELAVEALRDIGQVLSGALDLIEDLAFRPVESRLARFLLLESARQKNVRIRLIDHTEALASALGTSRQTLSTLVNKLIRDGVVSREGREHLLILAPARLEELSALSPG is encoded by the coding sequence GTGTCCGATCATCCATCTTCCGCGCATTGGCTTGATCGGCTCGAAAACGGTCACAGGCGTCGTTACGGCGCCGGGGAGACGATTGCTCATCCCGATGCAGAGACGGACCGGCTGTTTGTGCTCAAGACGGGGATGGCTCGCATCTGCCTCAACGGCGCGACCAAGGCGCTGACGCTCTCCTATCTGCGCCCCGGCGGCATCTATGTGACGCATACGCGCGCCTGGGTGGAGGCGCTGGAAGATTGCGAGATCGTGAGCTGGCCGGTGCGCGAGATGCTGACGCTTGTCTCCCGCCATCCGGAGCTCGCTGTGGAAGCTCTGCGCGATATCGGCCAGGTGCTTTCGGGCGCGCTTGATCTGATCGAAGATCTCGCCTTCCGTCCGGTGGAATCGCGGCTTGCCCGCTTTCTGCTTCTGGAGAGCGCGCGGCAGAAGAATGTCCGCATCCGCCTTATCGACCACACCGAAGCTCTGGCAAGTGCGCTCGGCACCTCGCGCCAGACGCTGTCGACGCTCGTCAACAAGCTCATCCGCGACGGTGTCGTCAGCCGTGAGGGCCGCGAGCACCTTTTGATCCTCGCGCCGGCACGGCTTGAAGAACTGAGTGCGCTGTCGCCCGGCTGA
- the cowN gene encoding N(2)-fixation sustaining protein CowN, which translates to MASQAADRGDRYVSFLGLDCDAKAEAMMGMLSGAMRTSSSQWVGYFEQKLAENQKMGRDSLYFVGSQVNALSAFFEEEGDEAALSLLAELEDKCC; encoded by the coding sequence ATGGCCAGTCAAGCCGCCGATCGCGGCGACCGTTACGTGAGTTTTCTGGGGCTCGATTGCGATGCCAAGGCCGAAGCCATGATGGGAATGCTGTCGGGGGCGATGCGCACGAGCAGCTCGCAATGGGTCGGCTACTTTGAGCAAAAGCTCGCCGAGAACCAGAAGATGGGCCGTGACAGCCTTTACTTCGTCGGCAGCCAGGTCAACGCGCTCTCCGCCTTCTTCGAGGAGGAGGGCGACGAGGCGGCGCTGTCGCTCCTCGCAGAGCTGGAAGACAAATGCTGCTGA
- the hemB gene encoding porphobilinogen synthase gives MTALFPARRPRRLRHSSTLRSLVRETSVSAQDLIYPILVEEEIEEPVMIPTMPGISRVPERSFAREINRIAKDGVKAVILFGISHHKDADGSDTWNPQGLMARMVAVAKREVPELVVITDNCFCEYTDHGHCGVHRAGSVDNDATLENLGRQALVAVEAGADMVAPSAMMDGQVAAIRRALDAGGHTNAPIMAYSSKFASAFYGPFRAAAGCNLNGDRLSYQMDPANGREALLESLLDEAEAADMLMVKPGLAYLDVLTRLRERTLLPLACYQVGGEYAMIRFAADAGALNEAASVHESLLAMKRAGADLIISYYAHQAVREGWVGA, from the coding sequence ATGACCGCTCTTTTCCCGGCACGGCGACCCCGCAGACTTCGTCATTCTTCGACGTTGAGATCTCTTGTTCGCGAAACCAGCGTCTCGGCCCAAGACCTCATCTACCCGATCCTGGTCGAGGAAGAGATCGAGGAACCGGTCATGATTCCGACCATGCCGGGGATCTCCCGTGTGCCGGAGCGATCTTTCGCGAGGGAAATCAATCGGATCGCAAAGGACGGCGTGAAAGCCGTCATCCTCTTCGGCATCTCCCACCACAAGGATGCCGACGGAAGCGACACCTGGAACCCGCAAGGCCTGATGGCGCGGATGGTGGCCGTTGCCAAACGTGAGGTGCCAGAGCTTGTTGTCATAACGGACAATTGCTTTTGCGAGTACACAGATCACGGACATTGCGGCGTCCATCGTGCCGGCAGTGTCGACAACGATGCGACGCTTGAAAATCTCGGCCGGCAGGCTTTGGTCGCTGTGGAGGCCGGTGCCGATATGGTCGCCCCTTCAGCCATGATGGATGGTCAGGTCGCGGCCATCCGGCGCGCGCTCGACGCAGGCGGGCACACGAACGCGCCCATCATGGCGTATTCTTCGAAATTCGCCTCGGCGTTCTACGGTCCGTTCCGCGCCGCCGCAGGATGCAATCTGAACGGCGACCGCCTCTCCTATCAGATGGACCCCGCCAACGGACGCGAAGCCTTGCTGGAATCTCTGCTCGATGAAGCCGAGGCCGCGGACATGCTTATGGTCAAACCGGGTCTCGCCTATCTCGATGTGCTGACGCGTCTGCGCGAGCGCACGCTTCTGCCTCTCGCCTGCTATCAGGTCGGCGGCGAATACGCGATGATCCGGTTCGCGGCAGATGCCGGCGCCCTCAACGAGGCCGCGAGTGTGCATGAAAGCCTGCTGGCCATGAAACGCGCCGGCGCCGATCTGATCATCAGCTATTACGCCCATCAGGCTGTGAGGGAGGGATGGGTCGGCGCCTGA
- a CDS encoding AraC family transcriptional regulator, whose amino-acid sequence MTTKSADPIEDPVPHRGIVGLPKEYPAGFHLPPHMHERAQLIYAIGGVMEVATADGLWLLPPQRAVWMPAGITHEMRARGNVSLRTLYVVGEVCPFPLPTKPRTIRVSPLLRELILRVVQMPEDEIPDAHARRVLDLILYEITWEADGVLYLPMPRDKRLAAICRALIDDPGDVRSLEEWAEFSGASSRTLARLFKREFGSNFLLWRNQVRALSALPRLAAGEAVGIVAADLGYDTPGAFASMFRQIMGEKPSRYFHKNAEI is encoded by the coding sequence ATGACGACCAAGAGCGCAGATCCAATCGAAGATCCGGTTCCCCACCGGGGCATCGTGGGACTGCCGAAAGAGTATCCGGCGGGCTTTCATCTTCCACCCCATATGCATGAGCGCGCCCAATTGATCTACGCGATCGGCGGGGTGATGGAGGTGGCAACCGCCGACGGCCTGTGGCTCCTGCCACCGCAGCGCGCGGTGTGGATGCCGGCTGGCATCACCCATGAGATGCGCGCCCGCGGCAATGTTTCTCTCAGAACCCTCTATGTCGTCGGGGAAGTCTGTCCATTTCCCTTGCCGACGAAGCCGCGGACGATTCGCGTGTCACCCTTGTTGCGCGAGCTGATCCTGCGCGTCGTGCAAATGCCCGAAGACGAGATACCGGACGCACATGCCAGGCGGGTTCTCGATCTCATCCTCTACGAAATCACCTGGGAGGCGGACGGGGTTCTCTATCTGCCGATGCCCCGGGATAAGCGGCTTGCCGCGATCTGCCGCGCACTCATCGACGATCCGGGTGACGTGCGCTCCCTGGAAGAATGGGCCGAGTTCTCCGGCGCCTCTTCCAGAACTCTCGCCCGCCTTTTCAAACGCGAATTCGGAAGCAATTTTCTTTTGTGGCGCAACCAGGTCCGCGCCCTATCCGCCCTCCCGCGCCTTGCGGCAGGGGAAGCCGTCGGGATCGTGGCCGCCGATCTGGGATATGACACGCCGGGCGCATTCGCGAGCATGTTTCGTCAAATCATGGGCGAAAAGCCCAGCCGCTACTTCCACAAGAACGCGGAGATATAG
- the rpiA gene encoding ribose-5-phosphate isomerase RpiA gives MTDDLKRQAAEAALEFVEDGMKLGLGTGSTASWFVKLLGEKVRAGMNVVGVPTSEATAKLAQDEGIALTSLDEIDRLDLTVDGADEIGPELALIKGGGGALLREKIVASASARMLVIADAGKHVEHLGAFPLPIEVVRFGKKASERAIKKLISRLGLSAELAWRTRGGELFATDEGHVIIDASFGLIPDPEALARGLSEIPGVVEHGLFLNLAETALIATPEGVKRLTRA, from the coding sequence ATGACAGATGATCTAAAACGCCAGGCGGCCGAGGCGGCTCTGGAGTTTGTCGAGGACGGCATGAAGCTCGGCCTCGGCACCGGGTCGACGGCGAGCTGGTTCGTGAAGCTTCTGGGCGAGAAGGTTCGCGCCGGCATGAATGTCGTCGGCGTCCCGACATCGGAGGCGACGGCCAAACTGGCGCAGGACGAGGGGATCGCGCTCACCTCTCTCGACGAGATCGACCGTCTCGATCTCACCGTCGACGGCGCCGACGAGATCGGCCCGGAGCTTGCCCTGATCAAGGGCGGCGGCGGGGCGCTGTTGCGCGAGAAGATCGTGGCTTCCGCTTCTGCGCGCATGCTCGTCATCGCCGATGCCGGCAAGCATGTCGAACATCTCGGGGCTTTTCCTCTGCCGATCGAGGTCGTGCGCTTCGGCAAGAAGGCGAGCGAACGGGCCATTAAAAAGCTGATTTCGAGGCTTGGCCTCAGTGCGGAACTCGCCTGGCGCACACGCGGTGGAGAGCTTTTTGCAACCGACGAAGGCCATGTCATCATCGATGCATCTTTTGGCCTCATTCCTGATCCAGAGGCGCTCGCGCGCGGCCTGTCGGAGATCCCCGGCGTCGTGGAGCACGGGCTCTTTCTCAACCTGGCCGAGACGGCGCTGATTGCCACGCCCGAGGGTGTGAAGAGGCTCACCCGCGCTTGA
- a CDS encoding DUF2059 domain-containing protein, producing MFRLSALCLLLLGAVVPVYPAAAQDANPAPATGAPAEPSDAQMELARKVLSASNLSRSFDEILPEVADQAKMTLIRSNPQMQLGIIEIVDQVALDMVDRRAELEKRLARIWAINFSEGELNDLLTFFETDTGEKFTGTLVGLLSAQVSVSQAWAKEIGDEMLRRSTQKLQEISKNEAKSLQGETNPQ from the coding sequence ATGTTTCGGCTTTCCGCGCTTTGCCTGCTGCTGCTCGGGGCGGTGGTCCCGGTTTATCCCGCTGCAGCCCAGGACGCGAACCCGGCCCCGGCGACCGGCGCGCCGGCTGAACCTTCGGATGCGCAGATGGAGCTCGCCCGCAAGGTCCTGTCGGCCTCCAATCTGTCGCGCAGCTTCGATGAGATCCTTCCGGAAGTCGCAGACCAGGCGAAGATGACGCTCATCCGCTCCAATCCGCAGATGCAGCTCGGCATCATCGAGATCGTCGACCAGGTGGCCCTCGACATGGTCGACCGCCGCGCGGAGCTTGAAAAGCGGCTGGCGCGGATCTGGGCGATCAATTTCAGCGAAGGCGAGCTCAACGATCTTCTCACCTTCTTTGAGACGGATACGGGCGAGAAATTCACCGGCACGCTCGTCGGCCTTTTGAGCGCGCAGGTTTCGGTGAGCCAGGCCTGGGCGAAGGAGATCGGCGACGAGATGCTGCGCCGTTCGACGCAGAAACTGCAGGAAATCTCCAAGAACGAAGCGAAGAGCCTGCAGGGCGAGACGAATCCGCAGTGA
- the gor gene encoding glutathione-disulfide reductase, with amino-acid sequence MTERRYDYDLFVIGAGSGGVRAARRASEAGARVAVAEESRVGGTCVIRGCIPKKFLVYASQFGEAFEDAVGYGWSYENARFDWPTLLANKDREIARLEGVYRSNLEKSGVELISDRAVLAGGHEIELKRTGTTVSAERILIATGGRPNPHRALHGHELCITSDEAFELEKLPEKVVIAGGGYIAVEFAGIFAAMGVETTILYRGKEILQRFDMDLRRLLHAEYENKGIHIRCQDVLGRIERKSDGWLRGTFLGGDCYDAEQIMLAVGRLPNTEGLGLEKLGIRQDKRGSICVDEYSKTNVDHVWAIGDVTDRMQLTPVAIHEAMCFVDTVFCGRPTKPDYGSVATAVFSQPELGTVGMTEDQARCDIDNLAIYKSVFRPLKNTLSGRSERMLMKLVVDADTDKVLGAHVLGPDAGEMAQLLGVSVKMGVTKSDFDRTMAVHPTAAEELVTMYKPSYTVRKGEVVEAA; translated from the coding sequence ATGACTGAGCGGCGCTACGACTACGACCTTTTCGTGATCGGGGCCGGCTCAGGCGGGGTCCGTGCGGCCCGCCGGGCGTCCGAAGCCGGCGCCCGGGTCGCTGTTGCCGAGGAAAGCCGTGTCGGCGGCACCTGTGTCATCCGCGGCTGCATCCCGAAAAAGTTCCTGGTCTACGCCTCGCAATTCGGCGAGGCCTTCGAAGACGCCGTCGGTTACGGCTGGTCTTACGAGAATGCGCGCTTCGACTGGCCGACGCTGCTTGCCAACAAGGACCGCGAGATCGCTCGTCTCGAAGGCGTCTATCGCAGCAATCTGGAAAAATCGGGCGTCGAACTGATCAGTGACCGCGCCGTTCTCGCCGGCGGTCATGAGATCGAGCTGAAACGCACCGGCACCACTGTCTCGGCTGAACGGATCTTGATCGCAACGGGCGGCAGGCCCAATCCGCACCGCGCGCTGCATGGGCATGAGCTCTGCATCACCTCCGACGAGGCCTTTGAGCTCGAAAAGCTGCCGGAGAAAGTGGTGATCGCCGGCGGCGGCTACATCGCGGTGGAATTTGCCGGGATATTTGCCGCCATGGGTGTGGAGACGACGATCCTCTATCGCGGCAAGGAGATCCTGCAACGCTTCGACATGGATCTCCGGCGCCTCCTGCACGCCGAATACGAGAACAAAGGGATCCATATCCGCTGCCAGGACGTGCTCGGCCGTATCGAGCGAAAGAGCGATGGCTGGCTGCGAGGGACTTTTCTGGGGGGCGATTGTTATGACGCCGAGCAGATCATGCTCGCCGTCGGCCGCCTGCCCAACACCGAAGGGCTCGGGCTTGAAAAGCTCGGCATCCGCCAGGACAAGCGCGGCTCGATCTGCGTCGACGAATATTCGAAGACCAATGTCGATCATGTCTGGGCGATCGGTGATGTGACCGACCGCATGCAATTGACGCCGGTCGCCATCCACGAGGCGATGTGCTTCGTCGATACGGTCTTCTGCGGGCGCCCGACCAAACCCGATTACGGCAGCGTGGCGACGGCCGTCTTCTCGCAGCCGGAGCTCGGCACCGTCGGCATGACGGAAGACCAGGCCCGCTGCGATATCGACAATCTGGCGATTTACAAGTCGGTCTTCAGGCCCCTGAAGAACACGCTGTCGGGCCGCTCCGAACGCATGCTGATGAAGCTCGTCGTCGATGCCGACACCGACAAGGTCCTGGGTGCGCATGTGCTCGGCCCGGATGCCGGCGAGATGGCGCAGCTTCTGGGTGTTTCCGTCAAAATGGGCGTGACGAAATCCGATTTCGACCGCACCATGGCCGTGCATCCGACCGCGGCGGAAGAACTCGTGACGATGTACAAGCCCTCCTACACGGTGCGCAAAGGCGAAGTGGTCGAGGCGGCGTGA
- a CDS encoding tyrosine-protein phosphatase: MPKLRLRPALGRRLGVFCLGLSVLLLGGAGSYAGYTYLNDNFHVVKAGSLYRSAQPTPELLAEWKQRYGLTTIVNLRGANPGAPWYEAEKAAAARLGLRLIDYRISAKRVLSGEETSELVSLLAGLDGPTLVHCMSGADRSGIASAYYLASVAKAGEEAAESQLSLWYGHVPLWLSPFYAMDISFEAAEPGFGYLDS, encoded by the coding sequence TTGCCGAAACTTCGCCTGAGGCCCGCCTTGGGGCGGCGCCTGGGGGTTTTCTGCCTTGGGCTTTCGGTCCTCCTTTTGGGAGGCGCAGGCAGTTACGCCGGCTACACCTATCTCAACGACAATTTTCATGTGGTGAAGGCCGGGAGCCTTTATCGCTCGGCGCAGCCAACGCCGGAGCTTTTGGCGGAATGGAAGCAGCGCTACGGGCTGACGACCATTGTGAACCTGCGCGGCGCCAATCCCGGCGCCCCGTGGTACGAGGCGGAAAAGGCGGCAGCGGCCCGCCTCGGGCTTCGCCTCATCGATTACAGGATCTCGGCAAAACGCGTCCTGTCGGGTGAAGAGACGAGCGAACTCGTGTCGCTTCTCGCCGGGTTGGACGGACCGACGCTCGTCCATTGCATGAGCGGCGCCGACCGCAGCGGCATCGCCTCCGCCTATTATCTCGCAAGCGTCGCCAAGGCGGGCGAAGAGGCGGCGGAAAGCCAGTTGTCGCTCTGGTACGGCCATGTGCCGCTCTGGCTTTCGCCCTTCTACGCCATGGATATTTCCTTCGAGGCGGCGGAGCCGGGCTTCGGCTATCTCGATTCGTAA
- a CDS encoding MFS transporter → MAQSVGRWTILVCLSRVFLYASFMTGAASIPVLQSAWGISATRAGAVVSAFTLSYSVSLFLFAWASDYFGAKRMVQVSAVATGITSLAFGLFARDWSSAIVLYGLTGLAQGGIYTPLVMVFSEMATDRRRGTAMGWLIGSTSVGYAFSLALTGAALSLGGWQVAFVVCGATPAIGAVLILLLLRETPNTIHRRTKGEGLFDAIWRARDTRLLTAGYVFHCWELLGGWAWMPALLAAAFALSGHGIGLASGQSAILIAAMHLLASGATFSMGGLSDRLGRKSVLVGIAALSTALSFSIGWLVAAPLAILITLAMMQAVTSIADSPVLTVALTETTTPGVLGKVLAVRSLLGFGAGAVAPMAAGSVLDLARGQALSLPTSWGLTFSLLGLGGLLATWSAARLRLRG, encoded by the coding sequence ATGGCCCAATCCGTCGGACGGTGGACGATCCTCGTCTGCCTGTCGCGCGTCTTCCTCTATGCGAGCTTCATGACCGGCGCCGCCTCGATCCCTGTGCTGCAGAGCGCATGGGGAATCTCTGCGACCCGCGCCGGTGCCGTCGTCTCCGCTTTCACGCTCTCCTATTCCGTCTCGCTCTTCCTCTTCGCCTGGGCGTCCGATTATTTCGGCGCCAAACGCATGGTGCAGGTCTCAGCGGTGGCGACAGGCATCACCTCGCTCGCCTTCGGCCTCTTTGCCCGCGACTGGTCGAGCGCGATCGTCCTCTACGGTCTCACCGGGCTCGCCCAGGGCGGCATCTACACGCCGCTCGTCATGGTGTTTTCGGAGATGGCGACGGACCGCCGCCGCGGCACCGCGATGGGCTGGCTCATCGGGTCGACATCCGTCGGTTATGCCTTCTCGCTCGCTCTGACGGGGGCCGCGCTCTCGCTCGGTGGCTGGCAGGTCGCCTTCGTCGTCTGCGGCGCGACGCCGGCCATCGGCGCCGTCCTCATTCTCCTGCTTCTCAGAGAAACGCCGAACACCATCCACCGGCGGACGAAGGGCGAAGGCCTCTTCGACGCCATCTGGCGGGCGCGCGACACCAGGCTCTTGACCGCCGGCTACGTCTTCCATTGCTGGGAACTGCTCGGCGGCTGGGCGTGGATGCCGGCGCTTCTCGCCGCCGCCTTCGCACTCTCCGGCCACGGCATCGGGCTCGCCAGCGGACAGAGCGCCATCCTGATCGCGGCGATGCATCTCCTCGCCTCCGGCGCCACCTTTTCCATGGGCGGGCTGTCGGACCGTCTCGGCCGCAAGAGCGTGCTCGTCGGCATCGCGGCCCTGTCGACCGCGCTCTCCTTTTCCATCGGCTGGCTCGTCGCCGCGCCGCTCGCAATCCTGATCACGCTCGCGATGATGCAGGCGGTGACGTCCATCGCCGATTCCCCGGTGCTGACCGTCGCGCTGACGGAGACGACGACGCCCGGCGTCCTCGGAAAGGTGCTGGCCGTTCGCTCGCTCTTGGGCTTCGGCGCGGGCGCCGTTGCGCCGATGGCCGCCGGCAGCGTGCTCGATCTGGCGCGCGGCCAGGCGCTCTCCCTGCCGACCTCCTGGGGCCTCACCTTCTCGCTTCTCGGCCTAGGCGGCCTCCTGGCCACCTGGAGCGCGGCGCGGCTCAGGCTGCGCGGATAA
- a CDS encoding type II toxin-antitoxin system HicB family antitoxin has product MNMMHYKGYEAVVNFDEEAETFHGEVINLRDVITFQGNSVDELKTALEESVEDYLAFCRERGEEPERPYSGQFVVRAEPRLHRELASAARRAGVSLNKLVTSVLERAVTE; this is encoded by the coding sequence ATGAACATGATGCATTACAAAGGCTACGAAGCCGTCGTGAACTTCGACGAGGAGGCCGAGACCTTTCATGGCGAGGTCATCAATCTGCGCGACGTTATCACATTCCAGGGCAATTCCGTCGATGAACTCAAGACGGCGCTCGAAGAGTCTGTGGAGGATTACCTCGCCTTCTGTCGGGAGCGCGGAGAAGAGCCTGAACGGCCCTATTCCGGGCAGTTCGTCGTCCGCGCCGAGCCGCGCCTGCATCGCGAGCTCGCTTCGGCGGCAAGGCGTGCTGGTGTCAGCCTCAACAAGCTCGTCACCAGCGTGCTTGAACGCGCCGTCACGGAGTGA
- a CDS encoding type II toxin-antitoxin system HicA family toxin, producing the protein MKLSRKHQGTIEAIFAEPVQAGLAWRDIEAALRALGAEITEGQGSRVRVALNGVRAVFHRPHPQKETDKGALRSVRRFLSEAGVRP; encoded by the coding sequence ATGAAGCTTAGTCGAAAACACCAGGGGACGATTGAGGCAATCTTTGCAGAGCCTGTTCAGGCCGGCCTCGCGTGGCGCGACATCGAAGCAGCCCTGCGTGCACTCGGAGCGGAGATCACCGAGGGTCAAGGCTCGCGCGTGCGGGTCGCACTCAACGGCGTTCGTGCGGTCTTTCACAGACCACATCCGCAGAAGGAGACTGACAAGGGAGCCTTGCGTTCGGTTCGGCGTTTTTTGAGCGAGGCAGGAGTCAGGCCATGA
- a CDS encoding gamma-glutamylcyclotransferase family protein, with protein MFTCFGYGSLVNAATLTPDVVAVPGKLRGWRRAWRHSGTSSYGGRCTLTVVPDAGCEIWGAIVALPHQERPALDQREAQYDVVAPSEEAVTWLAGRPEGWPDPHLYVGHEEYGRPGDADNPIMLSYLDVVLSGFHAVYGEAGIAHFLETTADWHVPILDDRAAPRYPRALALGEHEHALVDEAIAAAGATKISL; from the coding sequence GTGTTCACCTGTTTCGGCTACGGCTCGCTCGTCAATGCCGCCACGCTGACGCCGGATGTCGTCGCCGTGCCCGGCAAGCTCCGCGGCTGGCGAAGGGCCTGGCGCCATTCCGGCACCTCGAGCTATGGCGGCCGCTGTACGCTGACGGTGGTGCCGGATGCGGGCTGCGAGATCTGGGGTGCGATCGTGGCCTTGCCGCACCAGGAACGCCCGGCGCTCGACCAGCGCGAGGCGCAATATGACGTGGTGGCGCCCTCCGAAGAGGCCGTGACCTGGCTTGCAGGGCGTCCGGAAGGCTGGCCCGACCCGCATCTTTATGTCGGTCACGAAGAGTACGGACGGCCGGGCGACGCCGACAATCCGATCATGCTGTCTTATCTCGACGTGGTGCTGTCGGGCTTTCACGCTGTCTACGGCGAGGCGGGGATCGCGCATTTTCTGGAGACGACGGCGGATTGGCATGTGCCGATCCTCGATGACCGCGCTGCCCCGCGCTATCCACGTGCACTTGCTTTGGGCGAGCACGAACATGCGCTCGTTGACGAAGCCATTGCCGCCGCCGGTGCAACGAAGATCTCGCTTTAG
- a CDS encoding DUF4440 domain-containing protein produces MMDDGKVWSGEKRFWLEGSEAFDALMDDECLMVFPGMGVMPAMETRDALRHAPRWSSVDFADCKIARPDADTLVLAYKAEGHRDGDTPYRAYCSSTYRCHDHRWKLVQHQQTPLR; encoded by the coding sequence ATGATGGACGATGGAAAAGTCTGGTCCGGCGAGAAACGTTTCTGGCTGGAAGGGTCGGAGGCCTTCGACGCTCTTATGGACGACGAATGCCTGATGGTGTTTCCGGGTATGGGCGTGATGCCGGCGATGGAAACACGCGATGCGCTGCGCCACGCGCCGCGCTGGTCTTCGGTCGACTTCGCTGATTGCAAGATCGCCCGCCCCGACGCCGATACGTTAGTGCTCGCCTACAAGGCGGAGGGCCACCGCGACGGTGACACGCCGTACCGGGCCTATTGCAGCTCCACCTATCGCTGCCACGATCACAGGTGGAAGCTCGTGCAGCACCAGCAGACGCCTTTGCGGTGA